From the Primulina tabacum isolate GXHZ01 chromosome 3, ASM2559414v2, whole genome shotgun sequence genome, one window contains:
- the LOC142540545 gene encoding protein BREAST CANCER SUSCEPTIBILITY 1 homolog isoform X2 — MADASHLERMGRELNCPICLSLLSSAVSLSCNHVFCNSCIEKSMKSASNCPVCKVPYRRREIRPAPHMDNLVSVYRSMEVALGVNIFVTQTAASTKISDKGKSEDLDCKNLDLRPRKGSKRPATSNQRDFGAAFGKPSFPTKKRIQVPLCSNTETQRQPGILEEGIGEIYKKNHEGYSLTEKNVPVVCEKGQPVFAPFFWLREEEDIEISTQQCSQDQLFGTPADAPCFSDIKDSDDERGNCSRADLVDSEMFDWTQRPCSPELCSTPAILQIEDNMEHTRCQEEAGASYIDVTASVSKISAKRKKVFDNTKKSGKFVQNKSGTTNKTVHMLTETRRSKRNKKTIHEADATYFESKKVNDESMLKSGEVGYSLDTRGISGKNKKFVCSDVIVLEVADGVPTLLNETEPLLKRNKTGFVDSLVSRHHQQNSKLKNVEGNKIRKTSGELKKLSGRVRIQKVETSNSLKEEAAGQGMPNKTCDESCKKTLKSSKKVKFLEGVPNDNRSITPKSLHEESTMRSQYFQENHSNAYQHGMEIVPEISKTLATSNRIPLKKCKMLSDKIHCCFCQSSEDSEASGAMVKYYNGKVVTDSQTARSKIIHVHKNCTEWAPNVYFEGDDVINLDAELSRSNRIRCCCCGNKGASLGCYEKTCRKSFHVPCARLTPECRWDYENFVMLCPLHASRQLPNEEPESQTKQRRKVYYKSLSDVHQPNITSKCENNTIIPWKLEKRLKNLVLCCSGMTNVEKGIVSEFQKLSGVMVLKNWDLSVTHVIASTDENGVCRRTLKLLMSVLEGKWILSIEWIKACLNAKEFVHEQQYEITCDIHGIRDGPRLGRLRLLNKQPKLFNGCQFYFMGDFAPSYKGYLHDLVISAGGKVLNRKPVGGHHSIPHWECSGKTYIVFNQELHENCKSSEQNLILKRRFSDVEAFATSTGATAASNSWILNSIAGHKLQNLE; from the exons ATGGCAGACGCATCACATCTAGAAAGGATGGGGAGGGAGCTCAACTGCCCTATCTG CTTGAGTCTCCTGAGTTCTGCGGTTTCGCTTAGCTGTAATCATGTATTTTGCAA TTCATGTATCGAGAAATCCATGAAATCTGCATCAAATTGTCCTGTGTGTAAGGTTCCATATAGGCGTAGAg AAATTCGACCTGCTCCTCACATGGATAACTTGGTCAGTGTCTATAGGAGTATGGAAGTTGCCTTGGGGGTCAACATTTTCGTCACTCAAACTGCTGCTTCAACAAAAATATCAG ATAAAGGCAAATCGGAAGATTTAGATTGCAAAAACCTGGACTTAAGGCCAAGAAAAGGATCAAAAAGGCCAGCAACAAGTAATCAAAGAGATTTTGGCGCAGCTTTTGGAAAACCTTCCTTTCCTACCAAGAAAAGGATCCAGGTTCCACTTTGTTCTAATACAGAGACGCAAAGGCAGCCTGGAATTCTGGAAGAAGGAATTGGTGAAATTTACAAAAAGAATCACGAAGGATACTCTCTAACAGAGAAAAATGTGCCGGTTGTCTGCGAAAAAGGTCAACCTGTATTTGCTCCATTCTTCTGGCTAAGAGAGGAAGAAGATATTGAGATATCAACCCAGCAGTGTAGCCAGGATCAACTTTTTGGCACACCGGCAGATGCTCCTTGCTTCAGTGACATCAAGGACTCAGATGACGAG AGAGGCAACTGTAGTAGAGCAGATTTAGTTGACAGTGAGATGTTTGATTGGACACAGAGGCCTTGCTCTCCTGAACTTTGCTCGACCCCTGCTATATTGCAG ATTGAAGATAATATGGAGCACACTAGATGCCAAGAAGAGGCCGGGGCTTCCTATATTGATGTGACGGCTTCAGTTTCTAAGATAAGTGCGAAGAGAAAAAAAGTTTTTGACAATACAAAGAAAAGTGGAAAATTCGTTCAAAATAAAAGTGGAACCACTAATAAGACAGTGCATATGTTAACTGAGACCAGAAGAAGCAAGAGAAATAAGAAAACTATACATGAAGCAGATGCAACTTATTTTGAGTCAAAGAAAGTGAACGATGAAAGCATGCTGAAATCTGGCGAAGTAGGCTATTCCTTGGATACTAGGGGAATATcaggtaaaaataaaaaatttgtctGCTCCGATGTCATTGTACTAGAGGTGGCGGATGGAGTCCCCACTCTCCTAAATGAGACAGAACCGCTGCTAAAGAGAAATAAAACTGGATTTGTTGATTCTTTAGTTTCAAGACATCACCAACAAAACAGTAAGTTAAAAAACGTCGAAGGTAACAAAATTAGAAAGACATCTGGTGAGCTGAAGAAATTAAGTGGTCGAGTTAGGATTCAAAAGGTGGAAACTAGCAACAGTTTAAAAGAGGAAGCTGCAGGCCAGGGAATGCCAAACAAGACTTGTGACGAAAGTTGTAAAAAAACGTTGAAATCTTCGAAGAAGGTGAAATTTTTGGAAGGCGTACCCAATGACAATCGTAGCATCACCCCTAAAAGTCTTCATGAAGAATCTACAATGAGAAGTCAATATTTCCAAGAAAATCATAGTAATGCCTATCAACATGGAATGGAAATCGTTCCAGAAATCTCTAAAACACTGGCCACTTCAAATAGGATACCATTGAAAAAATGCAAGATGCTCTCTGATAAAATCCATTGTTGTTTCTGTCAATCATCTGAAGATTCTGAG gcTTCAGGGGCCATGGTTAAATACTACAATGGGAAAGTAGTTACAGACAGTCAGACTGCACGTTCAAAAATCATACATGTGCACAAAAACTGCACAGAATG GGCACCTAATGTGTACTTTGAAGGAGATGATGTCATCAACCTAGACGCTGAATTGTCTAGAAGTAATAGAATTCGATGCTGTTGCTGTGGAAATAAAGGTGCTTCCCTAGGATGCTATGAGAAGACTTGCCGGAAAAGCTTTCATGTTCCTTGTGCGAGACTGACTCCAGAGTGTAGATGGGATTAT GAAAACTTTGTCATGTTATGCCCTCTTCATGCGTCACGGCAACTGCCAAATGAGGAACCTGAATCTCAAACTAAGCAGAGAAGAAAAGTATATTACAAAAG TCTCTCTGATGTCCATCAACCAAACATTACTTCTAAATGTGAAAATAACACGATTATACCGTGGAAGCTTGAGAAAAGGCTCAAAAACCTGGTTCTCTGCTGTTCAGGAATGACCAACGTAGAGAAG GGAATAGTTTCTGAATTTCAAAAGCTGTCTGGAGTGATGGTCCTAAAGAACTGGGACCTAAGTGTCACCCATGTCATTGCTTCTACAGATGAGAATGGGGTGTGCAGAAGAACCCTCAAACTTTTGATGAGTGTGCTCGAGGGAAAATGGATTTTGAGCATAGAGT GGATTAAAGCTTGCTTGAACGCCAAAGAATTTGTCCATGAGCAGCAGTACGAGATTACATGTGACATTCATGGAATCAGGGACGGCCCCAGACTTGGAAGATTAAGACTTCTGAACAAG CAACCAAAGCTATTTAATGGATGCCAATTTTATTTCATGGGTGATTTCGCGCCTTCGTACAAAGGATATCTTCACGACCTTGTTATCTCAGCTGGAGGGAAAGTACTCAATAGAAAGCCTGTCGGGGGGCACCATTCAATCCCACATTGGGAATGCTCTGGAAAAACATACATCGTATTCAACCAAGAACTTCATGAGAACTGCAAATCATCTGAACAAAACTTGATCCTGAAGCGTAGATTTAGCGACGTAGAAGCTTTCGCCACTTCAACTGGAGCTACGGCCGCAAGCAATTCATGGATCCTGAACTCCATTGCCGGCCATAAGTTGCAAAATCTTGAATAA
- the LOC142540545 gene encoding protein BREAST CANCER SUSCEPTIBILITY 1 homolog isoform X1 codes for MADASHLERMGRELNCPICLSLLSSAVSLSCNHVFCNSCIEKSMKSASNCPVCKVPYRRREIRPAPHMDNLVSVYRSMEVALGVNIFVTQTAASTKISVEDNQTGADICVIQDKGKSEDLDCKNLDLRPRKGSKRPATSNQRDFGAAFGKPSFPTKKRIQVPLCSNTETQRQPGILEEGIGEIYKKNHEGYSLTEKNVPVVCEKGQPVFAPFFWLREEEDIEISTQQCSQDQLFGTPADAPCFSDIKDSDDERGNCSRADLVDSEMFDWTQRPCSPELCSTPAILQIEDNMEHTRCQEEAGASYIDVTASVSKISAKRKKVFDNTKKSGKFVQNKSGTTNKTVHMLTETRRSKRNKKTIHEADATYFESKKVNDESMLKSGEVGYSLDTRGISGKNKKFVCSDVIVLEVADGVPTLLNETEPLLKRNKTGFVDSLVSRHHQQNSKLKNVEGNKIRKTSGELKKLSGRVRIQKVETSNSLKEEAAGQGMPNKTCDESCKKTLKSSKKVKFLEGVPNDNRSITPKSLHEESTMRSQYFQENHSNAYQHGMEIVPEISKTLATSNRIPLKKCKMLSDKIHCCFCQSSEDSEASGAMVKYYNGKVVTDSQTARSKIIHVHKNCTEWAPNVYFEGDDVINLDAELSRSNRIRCCCCGNKGASLGCYEKTCRKSFHVPCARLTPECRWDYENFVMLCPLHASRQLPNEEPESQTKQRRKVYYKSLSDVHQPNITSKCENNTIIPWKLEKRLKNLVLCCSGMTNVEKGIVSEFQKLSGVMVLKNWDLSVTHVIASTDENGVCRRTLKLLMSVLEGKWILSIEWIKACLNAKEFVHEQQYEITCDIHGIRDGPRLGRLRLLNKQPKLFNGCQFYFMGDFAPSYKGYLHDLVISAGGKVLNRKPVGGHHSIPHWECSGKTYIVFNQELHENCKSSEQNLILKRRFSDVEAFATSTGATAASNSWILNSIAGHKLQNLE; via the exons ATGGCAGACGCATCACATCTAGAAAGGATGGGGAGGGAGCTCAACTGCCCTATCTG CTTGAGTCTCCTGAGTTCTGCGGTTTCGCTTAGCTGTAATCATGTATTTTGCAA TTCATGTATCGAGAAATCCATGAAATCTGCATCAAATTGTCCTGTGTGTAAGGTTCCATATAGGCGTAGAg AAATTCGACCTGCTCCTCACATGGATAACTTGGTCAGTGTCTATAGGAGTATGGAAGTTGCCTTGGGGGTCAACATTTTCGTCACTCAAACTGCTGCTTCAACAAAAATATCAG TCGAAGACAACCAAACTGGTGCTGACATCTGTGTGATCCAAGATAAAGGCAAATCGGAAGATTTAGATTGCAAAAACCTGGACTTAAGGCCAAGAAAAGGATCAAAAAGGCCAGCAACAAGTAATCAAAGAGATTTTGGCGCAGCTTTTGGAAAACCTTCCTTTCCTACCAAGAAAAGGATCCAGGTTCCACTTTGTTCTAATACAGAGACGCAAAGGCAGCCTGGAATTCTGGAAGAAGGAATTGGTGAAATTTACAAAAAGAATCACGAAGGATACTCTCTAACAGAGAAAAATGTGCCGGTTGTCTGCGAAAAAGGTCAACCTGTATTTGCTCCATTCTTCTGGCTAAGAGAGGAAGAAGATATTGAGATATCAACCCAGCAGTGTAGCCAGGATCAACTTTTTGGCACACCGGCAGATGCTCCTTGCTTCAGTGACATCAAGGACTCAGATGACGAG AGAGGCAACTGTAGTAGAGCAGATTTAGTTGACAGTGAGATGTTTGATTGGACACAGAGGCCTTGCTCTCCTGAACTTTGCTCGACCCCTGCTATATTGCAG ATTGAAGATAATATGGAGCACACTAGATGCCAAGAAGAGGCCGGGGCTTCCTATATTGATGTGACGGCTTCAGTTTCTAAGATAAGTGCGAAGAGAAAAAAAGTTTTTGACAATACAAAGAAAAGTGGAAAATTCGTTCAAAATAAAAGTGGAACCACTAATAAGACAGTGCATATGTTAACTGAGACCAGAAGAAGCAAGAGAAATAAGAAAACTATACATGAAGCAGATGCAACTTATTTTGAGTCAAAGAAAGTGAACGATGAAAGCATGCTGAAATCTGGCGAAGTAGGCTATTCCTTGGATACTAGGGGAATATcaggtaaaaataaaaaatttgtctGCTCCGATGTCATTGTACTAGAGGTGGCGGATGGAGTCCCCACTCTCCTAAATGAGACAGAACCGCTGCTAAAGAGAAATAAAACTGGATTTGTTGATTCTTTAGTTTCAAGACATCACCAACAAAACAGTAAGTTAAAAAACGTCGAAGGTAACAAAATTAGAAAGACATCTGGTGAGCTGAAGAAATTAAGTGGTCGAGTTAGGATTCAAAAGGTGGAAACTAGCAACAGTTTAAAAGAGGAAGCTGCAGGCCAGGGAATGCCAAACAAGACTTGTGACGAAAGTTGTAAAAAAACGTTGAAATCTTCGAAGAAGGTGAAATTTTTGGAAGGCGTACCCAATGACAATCGTAGCATCACCCCTAAAAGTCTTCATGAAGAATCTACAATGAGAAGTCAATATTTCCAAGAAAATCATAGTAATGCCTATCAACATGGAATGGAAATCGTTCCAGAAATCTCTAAAACACTGGCCACTTCAAATAGGATACCATTGAAAAAATGCAAGATGCTCTCTGATAAAATCCATTGTTGTTTCTGTCAATCATCTGAAGATTCTGAG gcTTCAGGGGCCATGGTTAAATACTACAATGGGAAAGTAGTTACAGACAGTCAGACTGCACGTTCAAAAATCATACATGTGCACAAAAACTGCACAGAATG GGCACCTAATGTGTACTTTGAAGGAGATGATGTCATCAACCTAGACGCTGAATTGTCTAGAAGTAATAGAATTCGATGCTGTTGCTGTGGAAATAAAGGTGCTTCCCTAGGATGCTATGAGAAGACTTGCCGGAAAAGCTTTCATGTTCCTTGTGCGAGACTGACTCCAGAGTGTAGATGGGATTAT GAAAACTTTGTCATGTTATGCCCTCTTCATGCGTCACGGCAACTGCCAAATGAGGAACCTGAATCTCAAACTAAGCAGAGAAGAAAAGTATATTACAAAAG TCTCTCTGATGTCCATCAACCAAACATTACTTCTAAATGTGAAAATAACACGATTATACCGTGGAAGCTTGAGAAAAGGCTCAAAAACCTGGTTCTCTGCTGTTCAGGAATGACCAACGTAGAGAAG GGAATAGTTTCTGAATTTCAAAAGCTGTCTGGAGTGATGGTCCTAAAGAACTGGGACCTAAGTGTCACCCATGTCATTGCTTCTACAGATGAGAATGGGGTGTGCAGAAGAACCCTCAAACTTTTGATGAGTGTGCTCGAGGGAAAATGGATTTTGAGCATAGAGT GGATTAAAGCTTGCTTGAACGCCAAAGAATTTGTCCATGAGCAGCAGTACGAGATTACATGTGACATTCATGGAATCAGGGACGGCCCCAGACTTGGAAGATTAAGACTTCTGAACAAG CAACCAAAGCTATTTAATGGATGCCAATTTTATTTCATGGGTGATTTCGCGCCTTCGTACAAAGGATATCTTCACGACCTTGTTATCTCAGCTGGAGGGAAAGTACTCAATAGAAAGCCTGTCGGGGGGCACCATTCAATCCCACATTGGGAATGCTCTGGAAAAACATACATCGTATTCAACCAAGAACTTCATGAGAACTGCAAATCATCTGAACAAAACTTGATCCTGAAGCGTAGATTTAGCGACGTAGAAGCTTTCGCCACTTCAACTGGAGCTACGGCCGCAAGCAATTCATGGATCCTGAACTCCATTGCCGGCCATAAGTTGCAAAATCTTGAATAA
- the LOC142540547 gene encoding CSC1-like protein ERD4, translating to MDFSSFLTSLGTSFVLFLMLMCFFTWLSRRPGNNVIYYPNRILKGLDPYESIRVTRNPFDWIKEAFSSTESDVIRMSGVDSAVYFVFLTTVLGIFVLGGVVLLPVLLPVAATAHGSLKANDTISKGSFDDLDKLAMGHIPEKASRLWACLAATYWISFVAYCLLWKAYRHVSDMKATALMSAEVKNEQFAILVRDIPPPPEGQTRKEQVDSYFKTIYPETFYRSMVVTDNKKVNKIYEELEGYRKKLARAEVIYAESKQTGNPEGTRPTVKTGFLGLFGKKVDALEYYDEKIQDLIPKLEAEQKVTLKDKQQRSALIFFNNRKAAAAASQSLHATMVDAWTVLDAPEPRQLIWTNLPKNFYNRQLRQYLIYFLVFLTIFFYMIPIGFVSALTTLANLRKVLPFLKVIVDQPALKTVLEAYLPQLALIIFLALLQKFLLFLSKAEGIPSESHAQRAASGKFFYFSVLNVFIGVTISSTLFTELKAIEKKPNSIIDTLANNLPGSATFFLTFVALKFFVGYGLELSRIVPLIIFHLKRKYLCKTEAEVREAWAPGDLGYTTRVPGDLLIATIVLCYSVIAPIIIPFGVAYFGLAWLVFRNQVLKVYVPSYESYGRMWPRIHNRIVAALFLYQVTMFGYFGTKRFYYAPLIIPLLIISLIFGFVCGKKHYRFFQSPALEVVSHEVKETLNMELVFRSFIPASLSSDKADEDQFEDALSQVSRSGSTL from the exons ATGGATTTCAGTTCGTTCTTGACGTCTCTGGGGACGTCTTTTGTGTTATTCTTGATGTTGATGTGTTTTTTCACTTGGCTGTCTCGCCGACCCGGAAACAATGTGATATACTACCCGAATAGGATACTCAAGGGCTTGGATCCGTACGAGAGCATTCGGGTCACGCGCAACCCGTTTGATTGGATCAAGGAGGCCTTCTCCTCCACTGAATCTGATGTCATCAGAATGTCGGGGGTTGATTCTGCTGTTTACTTTGTTTTCCTGACCACtg TGTTAGGAATTTTCGTTTTGGGCGGAGTCGTTCTTCTGCCTGTACTGTTACCAGTTGCGGCAACTGCTCACGGCTCTCTTAAGGCCAACGATACGATCAGTAAAGGATCTTTCGATGACCTTGACAAGTTAGCTATGGGGCATATTCCA GAAAAGGCTTCGCGGTTGTGGGCGTGCTTGGCCGCTACCTATTGGATTTCGTTTGTTGCATACTGCCTCCTGTGGAAGGCGTATAGACACGTTTCCGATATGAAAGCGACGGCTCTTATGTCGGCTGAGGTGAAGAATGAACAGTTTGCTATACTTGTCCGAGACATACCTCCCCCACCGGAGGGTCAAACAAGGAAGGAACAAGTCGACTCATATTTTAAGACCATCTATCCAGAGACCTTTTATAGATCAATGGTGGTCACAGACAACAAGAAG GTGAATAAAATTTATGAAGAGTTGGAAGGATATAGAAAGAAGCTCGCACGAGCAGAAGTCATATATGCAGAGTCGAAGCAAACTGGTAATCCAGAAGGAACTAGACCAACTGTTAAAACTGGCTTCCTTGGTCTTTTTGGTAAAAAGGTTGACGCACTAGAATACTACGACGAAAAGATTCAGGATTTGATCCCGAAATTAGAAGCAGAGCAAAAGGTCACGCTGAAAGACAAACAGCAACGTTCAGCTCTCATATTCTTTAACAACCGTAAAGCTGCAGCGGCTGCCTCACAAAGTCTACACGCCACTATGGTCGACGCTTGGACGGTACTCGACGCGCCTGAGCCTCGGCAGCTAATATGGACTAATCTTCCTAAGAATTTTTATAACAGGCAGCTTCGACAATACCTCATCTACTTCCTCGTGTTTTTGACCATATTTTTTTACATGATCCCGATTGGGTTCGTTTCTGCATTAACTACTCTTGCTAACTTGAGGAAGGTTCTCCCGTTTCTAAAAGTAATAGTTGATCAGCCTGCATTAAAGACAGTACTTGAGGCGTACTTACCTCAGCTCGCACTGATAATATTTCTGGCTTTGCTACAGAAATTTCTATTGTTTCTATCTAAGGCCGAGGGCATCCCTTCCGAGAGTCACGCCCAAAGGGCTGCTTCAGGAAAGTTTTTCTACTTTTCGGTTCTAAATGTATTCATTGGTGTTACTATCAGTTCAACTCTTTTCACCGAACTTAAGGCTATTGAGAAGAAGCCAAATTCTATCATTGATACACTAGCAAACAACCTCCCGGGCAGTGCTACGTTCTTCTTGACTTTTGTGGCCTTGAA GTTCTTTGTTGGATATGGGCTCGAGTTATCACGAATTGTTCCCTTGATAATCTTCCACCTAAAGCGAAAGTATCTCTGTAAAACTGAAGCAGAGGTGAGAGAAGCTTGGGCTCCCGGAGATCTTGGATACACCACTAGAGTTCCCGGTGATCTGCTGATTGCCACTATCGTGCTCTGCTATTCCGTCATAGCACCTATTATAATTCCATTTGGTGTGGCGTACTTTGGCTTAGCATGGCTCGTTTTTCGAAATCAG GTACTCAAAGTTTATGTCCCTTCGTACGAGAGCTACGGAAGAATGTGGCCACGCATTCACAATCGAATCGTAGCAGCCTTGTTTTTGTACCAAGTCACAATGTTTGGTTATTTTGGAACAAAGAGATTCTACTATGCACCCCTCATTATCCCTCTCCTGATTATATCTCTCATCTTTGGCTTCGTCTGTGGGAAAAAACACTACCGATTTTTCCAGTCTCCGGCACTGGAAGTCGTCTCCCATGAGGTGAAAGAAACTTTAAACATGGAACTTGTTTTCAGGTCATTCATTCCAGCAAGTTTGAGCTCTGATAAAGCTGATGAAGATCAGTTTGAAGATGCTCTATCTCAAGTCTCGAGATCGGGTTCTACTCTGTGA
- the LOC142540548 gene encoding uncharacterized protein LOC142540548 isoform X2, giving the protein MDYKRIHKVKAGISPSKLRMKLLGSPHHKNQNESNNNSSRTSSPSRFQDSEFGNNGLLAAENGDFGEEEVPPIKSDDQVCHTSQNSRNFLQSEELTLGENENVRMQLFSEINGRNSSSIYPVTTYEDETIDSGTTPRFEFDKEKKPLQRSLSRSLSKPMSSKWNDAEKWIVNRHFIQSGISKNINLNDVVNEEQGIVPTECPSFENKPSGRRTFTSGGDLFVDSCVESKDLTDETRSNQRPSGVSSIRSVSMRDMGTEMTPIPSQEPSKSNTPIGAATPLRSPISSITSTPRRDDPAPSPTERSISNATRDVTRNGKMDLAEQEQKLKTRREIVALGAQLGKMNIAAWASKVEKEISGCGNENVDLFELERIAYATRAAAWEEAEKSKHAARFQREETRIQAWENQQKAKLEAEMEKIEAQIVQMRAQAQSRMVKKITRATQKSEEKRAAAEERRNRGAVKTKYQAAHIRRTGQIPSAPAICCGWW; this is encoded by the exons ATGGACTACAAGAGGATACACAAGGTTAAG GCGGGTATTTCTCCAAGTAAGTTGAGGATGAAGCTTCTGGGATCTCCACATCACAAGAACCAAAATGAATCAAACAATAACTCTTCGAGAACATCTTCTCCTTCCAGGTTTCAGGATTCAGAATTTGGAAATAACGGCTTGTTGGCCGCTGAAAAtggagattttggagaggaag AAGTTCCACCAATAAAATCTGATGATCAAGTCTGTCATACCAGCCAAAATTCCCGAAACTTCTTGCAGTCTGAAGAGCTCACACTCGGTGAAAATGAGAACGTTAGGATGCAGCTATTTTCAGAGATTAATGGCAGGAATTCTAGTTCGATATACCCAGTTACTACATACGAAGATGAAACTATTGATTCCGGCACTACGCCGAGGTTTGAGTTCGATAAAGAGAAGAAACCACTTCAACGTTCTTTGTCAAGGTCCTTATCAAAGCCAATGTCCTCAAAATGGAATGATGCAGAAAAGTGGATTGTGAATAGGCACTTTATTCAATCTGGGATTTCGAAGAATATAAATCTGAATGATGTGGTGAACGAGGAACAGGGTATAGTCCCCACAGAATGTCCTAGTTTTGAGAATAAGCCATCAGGGAGACGGACTTTTACCTCCGGAGGAGATTTGTTCGTTGATTCATGTGTAGAAAGTAAAGATTTGACAGATGAAACAAGAAGCAATCAACGGCCTTCAGGTGTTTCTTCTATAAGATCAGTTTCAATGAGAGACATGGGAACCGAAATGACGCCAATTCCTAGTCAAGAACCTTCAAAAAGTAATACTCCAATAGGAGCAGCGACCCCTCTTCGTAGCCCAATTTCATCTATAACCTCTACTCCTCGAAGAGACGATCCGGCACCCTCACCGACAGAACGATCTATCAGCAATGCGACTCGGGATGTCACTAGAAACGGGAAAATGGATTTGGCTGAGCAAGAGCAGAAGCTCAAGACAAGGAGGGAGATTGTGGCGCTCGGTGCGCAGCTTGGTAAGATGAATATTGCTGCCTGGGCTAGTAAGGTTGAGAAAGAAATTAGTGGTTGTGGGAATGAGAATGTTGATTTGTTCGAGCTCGAGCGAATTGCTTATGCCACGAGGGCAGCTGCATGGGAAGAAGCTGAAAAATCCAAGCATGCTGCAAG GTTTCAGCGAGAAGAAACGAGAATCCAAGCATGGGAAAATCAGCAGAAAGCGAAGCTCGAAGCAGAAATGGAAAAAATAGAG gCTCAAATTGTGCAAATGAGAGCACAAGCACAATCAAGAATGGTGAAGAAAATAACACGGGCAACTCAAAAATCAGAGGAAAAGAGGGCAGCAGCTGAAGAAAGAAGAAATCGTGGGGCTGTTAAAACTAAATATCAGGCCGCTCATATTCGTCGAACGGGTCAAATTCCATCAGCCCCGGCTATCTGCTGTGGTTGGTGGTAA
- the LOC142540548 gene encoding uncharacterized protein LOC142540548 isoform X1: protein MDYKRIHKVKAGISPSKLRMKLLGSPHHKNQNESNNNSSRTSSPSRFQDSEFGNNGLLAAENGDFGEEVSSSEVPPIKSDDQVCHTSQNSRNFLQSEELTLGENENVRMQLFSEINGRNSSSIYPVTTYEDETIDSGTTPRFEFDKEKKPLQRSLSRSLSKPMSSKWNDAEKWIVNRHFIQSGISKNINLNDVVNEEQGIVPTECPSFENKPSGRRTFTSGGDLFVDSCVESKDLTDETRSNQRPSGVSSIRSVSMRDMGTEMTPIPSQEPSKSNTPIGAATPLRSPISSITSTPRRDDPAPSPTERSISNATRDVTRNGKMDLAEQEQKLKTRREIVALGAQLGKMNIAAWASKVEKEISGCGNENVDLFELERIAYATRAAAWEEAEKSKHAARFQREETRIQAWENQQKAKLEAEMEKIEAQIVQMRAQAQSRMVKKITRATQKSEEKRAAAEERRNRGAVKTKYQAAHIRRTGQIPSAPAICCGWW, encoded by the exons ATGGACTACAAGAGGATACACAAGGTTAAG GCGGGTATTTCTCCAAGTAAGTTGAGGATGAAGCTTCTGGGATCTCCACATCACAAGAACCAAAATGAATCAAACAATAACTCTTCGAGAACATCTTCTCCTTCCAGGTTTCAGGATTCAGAATTTGGAAATAACGGCTTGTTGGCCGCTGAAAAtggagattttggagaggaag TTTCAAGTTCAGAAGTTCCACCAATAAAATCTGATGATCAAGTCTGTCATACCAGCCAAAATTCCCGAAACTTCTTGCAGTCTGAAGAGCTCACACTCGGTGAAAATGAGAACGTTAGGATGCAGCTATTTTCAGAGATTAATGGCAGGAATTCTAGTTCGATATACCCAGTTACTACATACGAAGATGAAACTATTGATTCCGGCACTACGCCGAGGTTTGAGTTCGATAAAGAGAAGAAACCACTTCAACGTTCTTTGTCAAGGTCCTTATCAAAGCCAATGTCCTCAAAATGGAATGATGCAGAAAAGTGGATTGTGAATAGGCACTTTATTCAATCTGGGATTTCGAAGAATATAAATCTGAATGATGTGGTGAACGAGGAACAGGGTATAGTCCCCACAGAATGTCCTAGTTTTGAGAATAAGCCATCAGGGAGACGGACTTTTACCTCCGGAGGAGATTTGTTCGTTGATTCATGTGTAGAAAGTAAAGATTTGACAGATGAAACAAGAAGCAATCAACGGCCTTCAGGTGTTTCTTCTATAAGATCAGTTTCAATGAGAGACATGGGAACCGAAATGACGCCAATTCCTAGTCAAGAACCTTCAAAAAGTAATACTCCAATAGGAGCAGCGACCCCTCTTCGTAGCCCAATTTCATCTATAACCTCTACTCCTCGAAGAGACGATCCGGCACCCTCACCGACAGAACGATCTATCAGCAATGCGACTCGGGATGTCACTAGAAACGGGAAAATGGATTTGGCTGAGCAAGAGCAGAAGCTCAAGACAAGGAGGGAGATTGTGGCGCTCGGTGCGCAGCTTGGTAAGATGAATATTGCTGCCTGGGCTAGTAAGGTTGAGAAAGAAATTAGTGGTTGTGGGAATGAGAATGTTGATTTGTTCGAGCTCGAGCGAATTGCTTATGCCACGAGGGCAGCTGCATGGGAAGAAGCTGAAAAATCCAAGCATGCTGCAAG GTTTCAGCGAGAAGAAACGAGAATCCAAGCATGGGAAAATCAGCAGAAAGCGAAGCTCGAAGCAGAAATGGAAAAAATAGAG gCTCAAATTGTGCAAATGAGAGCACAAGCACAATCAAGAATGGTGAAGAAAATAACACGGGCAACTCAAAAATCAGAGGAAAAGAGGGCAGCAGCTGAAGAAAGAAGAAATCGTGGGGCTGTTAAAACTAAATATCAGGCCGCTCATATTCGTCGAACGGGTCAAATTCCATCAGCCCCGGCTATCTGCTGTGGTTGGTGGTAA